The following proteins are co-located in the Candidatus Accumulibacter cognatus genome:
- the metH gene encoding methionine synthase has product MQADRTDELKALLEKHILVLDGAMGTMIQRQGLQEADYRGSRFATHAHDLKGNNDLLLLTRPEVIRAIHAEYLAAGADIIETNTFNSTSVSQADYHLEALVYELNVAGAQLARAVCDEFTARDPARPRFVAGVIGPTSRTASISPDVNDPGYRNTSFDELVGTYAEAIRGLCDGGADLLLVETVFDTLNAKAALFAIERHFDEVGRRWPVMISGTITDASGRTLSGQTAEAFWNSLNHVRPLSFGLNCALGAGELRQYVEELSQLCNCFVSAHPNAGLPNAFGGYDETPAQLAAEIADWARKGFVNIVGGCCGTTPEHIAAIASHVADVKPRAIPVIERKLRLSGLEPFNVGKESLFVNVGERTNVTGSRAFARMILEGRFDDALAVARQQVENGAQVIDINMDEAMLDSQAAMDRFLKLIAGEPDIARVPIMIDSSKWEVIEAGLQCIQGKGIVNSISMKEGEAEFLRQARLARRYGAAVVVMAFDESGQADTHTRKTEICARAYRLLTEHAAFPPEDIIFDPNIFAIATGIEEHNHYAVDFIKACAWIRAHLPGAQISGGVSNVSFSFRGNDPVREAIHTVFLYHAIQAGLSMGIVNAGMLGVYDELDPALREKVEDVVLNRRPDAGEALVEFAQTVREGKTRDSGPDLAWRELPVDERLSHALVKGITDFVVADTEECRAALEAEGKPPLSVIEGPLMNGMNVVGDLFGAGKMFLPQVVKSARVMKQAVAHLIPFIEAEKLRTGVRSKGRIVIATVKGDVHDIGKNIVAVVLGCNGYEVIDLGVMVSCDKILHAAREHAAQAVGLSGLITPSLEEMSHVAAEMERLGFADAVDGSPPVPLLIGGATTSRAHTAIKIAPNYSGPVVYVPDASRAVGVVTRLLSTDHAAAFRDEIVADYTKVRAQHANKKGIQLVTLPTARSNRFVWNNDPGYRPTAPKKPGLHVLRNVDLATLADFIDWGPFFQTWDLAGSYPKILEDELVGPTARTVFSDAQAMLERVVSEKWLSANAVFGLFPANAVGDDIEIYADESRSEKLLSWHNLRQQHERPAGKPHYCLSDYVAERGTPDWIGAFAVGAGFGIEEKLAEFAAAHDDYRSILLKAIADRLAEACAEWLHAEVRRDYWGYASDEMLDCQALIREHYRGIRPAPGYPACPDHTAKGPLFELLDAPRNAGMGLTESFAMTPAAAVSGFYLAHPQAHYFAVSKIARDQLEDWAQRTGFSVSEAQRWLAPLL; this is encoded by the coding sequence ATGCAAGCTGACCGCACCGACGAACTGAAAGCCCTCCTCGAAAAGCACATTCTGGTTCTCGACGGTGCCATGGGAACGATGATCCAGCGTCAGGGCCTGCAGGAGGCGGATTATCGTGGCAGTCGCTTCGCGACGCATGCGCACGATCTCAAGGGTAACAACGACCTGTTGCTGCTGACTCGACCAGAGGTCATCCGTGCGATCCATGCCGAGTATCTGGCCGCCGGCGCCGACATCATCGAGACCAACACCTTCAACTCGACCAGCGTCTCGCAGGCCGATTACCATCTCGAAGCCCTCGTATATGAGCTGAACGTGGCCGGCGCGCAACTGGCGCGGGCGGTGTGCGATGAATTCACCGCCAGGGACCCGGCCAGGCCCCGCTTTGTCGCCGGCGTCATCGGGCCGACCTCGCGCACCGCTTCGATCTCGCCGGATGTCAATGACCCCGGCTACCGGAACACCAGCTTCGACGAACTGGTCGGCACCTACGCCGAAGCCATCCGCGGACTCTGCGATGGCGGCGCCGACCTCCTGCTGGTCGAGACTGTTTTCGACACGCTGAACGCCAAGGCAGCGCTGTTTGCCATTGAACGACACTTCGATGAGGTCGGTCGCCGCTGGCCGGTGATGATTTCCGGGACGATCACCGACGCCTCGGGACGGACTCTCTCGGGGCAGACCGCCGAAGCGTTCTGGAACTCGCTGAACCATGTCCGTCCGCTGAGCTTCGGGCTCAACTGCGCCCTCGGTGCCGGCGAGTTGCGCCAGTATGTCGAGGAATTGTCGCAACTCTGCAACTGCTTCGTTTCGGCGCACCCCAATGCTGGCCTGCCGAATGCTTTCGGCGGCTACGATGAAACACCGGCACAACTGGCCGCCGAAATCGCCGACTGGGCAAGGAAAGGTTTCGTCAATATCGTCGGTGGCTGCTGCGGCACCACGCCCGAACACATCGCGGCGATCGCCAGCCATGTTGCTGATGTCAAGCCGCGCGCCATCCCGGTGATCGAAAGGAAGCTGCGCCTGTCGGGTCTCGAGCCCTTCAACGTCGGCAAGGAGTCGCTGTTCGTCAATGTCGGCGAGCGGACCAATGTCACCGGCTCGCGTGCCTTTGCGCGCATGATTCTCGAAGGCCGCTTCGACGATGCGCTGGCGGTTGCTCGCCAGCAGGTCGAAAACGGCGCGCAGGTGATCGACATCAACATGGACGAAGCGATGCTCGATTCGCAAGCGGCCATGGATCGCTTCCTCAAGCTGATCGCCGGCGAACCGGACATCGCGCGCGTGCCGATCATGATCGACTCGTCGAAATGGGAGGTCATCGAGGCGGGTCTCCAGTGCATCCAGGGCAAGGGCATCGTCAACTCGATCTCGATGAAGGAGGGCGAGGCCGAATTCCTGCGCCAGGCCAGGCTGGCGCGCCGCTATGGTGCGGCGGTGGTGGTCATGGCTTTCGACGAAAGCGGGCAGGCCGACACCCATACGCGCAAGACCGAAATCTGCGCGCGCGCCTATCGACTGCTCACCGAACACGCGGCTTTTCCACCCGAGGACATCATCTTCGACCCGAACATCTTCGCTATCGCCACCGGCATCGAAGAGCACAACCACTACGCCGTCGACTTCATCAAAGCCTGTGCATGGATTCGCGCGCACCTGCCGGGTGCGCAGATTTCCGGAGGAGTATCCAATGTCTCCTTCTCGTTCCGCGGCAACGATCCGGTTCGCGAAGCGATCCACACCGTCTTTCTCTACCACGCGATCCAGGCCGGACTGTCGATGGGCATCGTCAACGCCGGCATGCTCGGGGTCTATGACGAACTGGACCCGGCGCTGCGCGAAAAGGTCGAGGATGTAGTCCTGAACCGCCGCCCCGATGCCGGCGAGGCGCTGGTCGAATTTGCCCAGACGGTGCGCGAAGGCAAAACCAGGGACAGCGGCCCCGACCTCGCCTGGCGCGAACTGCCGGTCGATGAGCGTCTCTCGCATGCCCTGGTCAAGGGAATTACCGATTTCGTCGTCGCCGATACCGAGGAATGCCGTGCAGCGCTGGAAGCCGAAGGCAAGCCACCACTGTCGGTCATCGAAGGCCCCTTGATGAACGGCATGAACGTCGTCGGCGACCTCTTTGGCGCCGGCAAGATGTTCCTGCCACAGGTGGTCAAGTCGGCACGCGTGATGAAACAGGCGGTCGCGCACCTGATTCCCTTCATCGAAGCCGAGAAACTGCGCACCGGCGTCCGCAGCAAGGGACGGATCGTCATCGCTACGGTCAAGGGCGACGTGCACGACATCGGCAAGAACATCGTCGCTGTGGTGCTGGGCTGCAACGGCTACGAGGTCATCGACCTCGGCGTCATGGTTTCCTGCGACAAGATCCTGCATGCTGCCAGGGAACATGCTGCACAGGCCGTCGGCCTGTCCGGCCTGATCACCCCGTCGCTCGAGGAAATGAGCCATGTCGCGGCTGAAATGGAACGTCTCGGTTTCGCCGACGCGGTCGATGGTAGCCCACCGGTACCGCTCCTGATCGGCGGGGCAACGACCAGCCGTGCGCACACGGCGATCAAGATTGCGCCGAACTACTCCGGACCGGTGGTCTATGTCCCCGATGCCTCACGCGCGGTCGGCGTCGTCACCCGCCTCCTGTCGACCGACCATGCCGCAGCTTTTCGGGATGAGATCGTTGCCGACTACACCAAGGTGCGCGCGCAGCACGCCAACAAGAAGGGCATTCAGCTGGTAACGCTGCCAACGGCGCGCAGCAATCGCTTCGTGTGGAACAACGATCCTGGCTATCGACCGACGGCGCCGAAAAAGCCGGGGCTGCACGTGCTGCGCAATGTCGACCTCGCGACCCTCGCCGATTTCATCGACTGGGGACCTTTCTTCCAGACCTGGGATCTCGCCGGCAGCTACCCGAAGATCCTGGAAGATGAGCTGGTTGGTCCGACCGCCCGGACCGTGTTCAGCGACGCGCAGGCCATGCTGGAAAGGGTCGTCAGCGAGAAATGGTTAAGTGCCAACGCCGTCTTCGGCCTCTTCCCGGCCAACGCCGTCGGTGACGACATCGAAATCTATGCCGACGAATCACGCAGCGAGAAATTGCTGAGCTGGCACAACCTGCGCCAGCAACATGAGCGCCCGGCGGGCAAGCCGCACTACTGCCTGAGCGACTATGTGGCCGAACGCGGCACGCCGGACTGGATCGGCGCCTTTGCCGTCGGCGCGGGTTTCGGCATCGAGGAAAAGCTCGCCGAATTCGCCGCCGCCCATGACGATTACCGTTCGATCCTGCTGAAGGCGATCGCCGACCGCTTGGCCGAAGCCTGTGCCGAATGGTTGCACGCAGAAGTACGGCGCGACTACTGGGGCTACGCCAGCGACGAAATGCTCGACTGCCAGGCGCTGATCCGTGAGCACTATCGCGGCATCCGGCCGGCGCCCGGCTATCCGGCCTGCCCCGATCATACCGCCAAAGGCCCGCTCTTCGAATTGCTCGATGCGCCTCGCAATGCCGGCATGGGTTTGACCGAATCCTTCGCCATGACGCCCGCGGCAGCGGTTTCCGGTTTCTATCTGGCACACCCGCAGGCGCATTATTTTGCAGTCAGCAAGATCGCCCGTGACCAGCTCGAAGACTGGGCGCAGCGTACCGGTTTCAGCGTCAGCGAGGCACAGCGCTGGCTGGCGCCGCTGCTCTGA